One Petrotoga sibirica DSM 13575 genomic window carries:
- a CDS encoding DNA gyrase/topoisomerase IV subunit B, translating to MVEKTYSGNDIKVLKGLEPVRLRPGMYIGSTGKTGLNHMVYEIIDNAIDEHVNGFCDTIRVTLNEDDSIEVEDNGRGIPVDIHPTENKNTLELVMTSLHAGGKFDKKAYKVSGGLHGVGASVVNALSEYMEVKVFRDGKIYYQKYSRGIPQTDVIVIGETDKTGTIVKFLPDKEIFDEGDITVESRLIENRLKEIAFLNPNLKVFFEDKKRDYIQEFHFQGGLNEFINYVLKRRKMNSVSNPIYLNGSYQYNKLESEIQVEIVFDYTDSEESNIISFVNNIRTIDGGEHESGFKQALTRLSNEYARKYNVLKEKDDNFSGEDVREGLLAIIHVKMPNPVFEGQTKGRLGSKLAREAVNQITTEKLSLYFDANIKEAKNIFERMFLAYKKRLAAKRARDSIKRKTIFENTTLPGKLADCTSKDLNESELFIVEGDSAGGNAKQARDRRYQAILPLRGKILNAEKTDFLKLLKNEQVSNIFTALGTGIGEEFDLSKLRYGKIIIMTDADVDGAHIRTLVLTLFHKYMRSLIEEGYVYIAQPPLYRFEVEKQHFYLYSDEELEELKKKYGDKKWRLQRYKGLGEMNPDQLRETTMDRESRKLVKIKIEDLEMAEEMLEILMGYDPSVRREFIESNANKVKELDI from the coding sequence ATGGTAGAAAAAACATATTCTGGAAACGATATAAAGGTCTTGAAAGGTTTAGAACCGGTGAGACTAAGGCCTGGAATGTACATTGGATCAACGGGTAAAACGGGATTAAACCATATGGTTTATGAAATAATTGATAATGCCATAGATGAGCACGTTAATGGCTTTTGTGATACCATCCGAGTTACTTTAAATGAGGATGATTCTATTGAAGTTGAGGATAATGGAAGAGGTATACCTGTAGATATACACCCAACTGAAAACAAAAATACATTGGAATTAGTTATGACTTCGCTTCATGCAGGTGGAAAGTTCGATAAAAAAGCTTATAAGGTTAGTGGGGGGCTACATGGAGTAGGAGCATCTGTGGTTAACGCTCTTTCGGAATATATGGAAGTAAAAGTCTTCAGAGACGGGAAAATATACTATCAAAAGTATTCAAGAGGTATTCCTCAAACTGATGTAATCGTTATAGGAGAAACAGACAAGACCGGAACTATTGTGAAATTTCTCCCTGATAAAGAAATATTCGATGAAGGAGATATAACTGTTGAATCACGTTTAATTGAAAATAGACTGAAGGAAATAGCCTTTTTAAATCCTAACTTGAAGGTTTTTTTTGAGGATAAGAAAAGAGATTACATCCAAGAATTTCATTTCCAAGGTGGTTTGAATGAATTTATAAATTACGTGTTGAAAAGGCGGAAAATGAATTCTGTTTCGAACCCCATATATCTTAATGGATCATATCAATATAATAAATTGGAATCAGAGATTCAAGTGGAAATAGTTTTCGATTATACTGATTCTGAAGAAAGCAATATCATTTCTTTTGTGAACAACATTAGAACTATTGATGGTGGAGAACATGAATCTGGATTCAAGCAAGCTCTAACTAGACTATCAAACGAATATGCAAGGAAGTACAACGTTTTAAAGGAAAAAGACGATAATTTTAGCGGAGAAGATGTAAGAGAAGGATTATTAGCCATAATACATGTAAAAATGCCCAACCCCGTTTTCGAAGGTCAAACAAAGGGAAGATTGGGGTCTAAACTCGCTAGAGAAGCAGTAAATCAAATAACTACAGAAAAATTATCCTTATATTTTGATGCAAATATTAAAGAAGCAAAAAACATTTTTGAAAGAATGTTTTTGGCCTACAAAAAAAGGCTAGCTGCTAAAAGAGCAAGAGACAGTATTAAAAGAAAAACGATATTCGAAAATACAACTTTACCAGGAAAATTGGCAGATTGTACATCGAAGGATTTAAATGAATCTGAGCTTTTTATAGTTGAAGGAGATTCTGCAGGGGGAAATGCAAAACAAGCTAGAGATAGAAGGTACCAGGCAATTTTACCCTTAAGAGGGAAAATTTTAAATGCAGAGAAAACAGATTTTCTGAAACTTTTAAAAAATGAACAAGTTTCGAATATTTTTACGGCATTGGGAACTGGTATAGGAGAAGAGTTTGATTTATCCAAATTGAGATATGGTAAAATCATTATCATGACCGATGCCGATGTTGATGGTGCCCATATTAGAACTTTAGTATTGACACTTTTTCATAAATACATGCGTTCTTTGATAGAAGAAGGATATGTGTACATCGCTCAACCGCCATTATATAGATTTGAGGTGGAAAAGCAACATTTTTATCTTTATTCCGACGAAGAACTTGAAGAATTAAAGAAAAAGTACGGCGATAAAAAGTGGAGGTTACAAAGATATAAGGGGTTAGGAGAAATGAATCCTGATCAATTGAGAGAGACCACGATGGATAGAGAAAGTCGAAAACTTGTGAAAATAAAGATTGAAGATTTAGAAATGGCAGAGGAGATGTTAGAAATACTCATGGGATACGATCCATCTGTTAGAAGAGAGTTTATTGAATCTAATGCTAATAAGGTGAAAGAGCTCGATATCTAG
- a CDS encoding DciA family protein: MEEKFEGILKELSKKNLVYKKIYIIKKLREEIPKYIPENLSQYVTVKNYLLKEKVLEIACSNNYVKQEILFKEKMVLNALNSILENEAINRIRIVP; encoded by the coding sequence ATGGAAGAAAAATTTGAAGGTATTTTAAAAGAACTTTCTAAAAAAAATTTGGTTTACAAAAAAATATATATAATAAAGAAATTAAGAGAAGAAATACCTAAATATATCCCCGAGAATCTTTCACAATATGTGACAGTTAAAAATTATCTCTTAAAAGAGAAGGTACTAGAAATAGCCTGCTCTAATAATTATGTTAAACAGGAAATACTTTTTAAGGAAAAAATGGTGCTGAACGCGTTAAATTCTATTCTAGAAAATGAAGCGATAAATAGAATTAGAATTGTTCCTTGA
- a CDS encoding aminotransferase class IV, with amino-acid sequence MFYNGKEWVEFPLVSGDDEGFVNGYSIYEVLRTYSGIPYNLKRHYDRLQRSADFMALEIPPLEKIKIILNQAKKIHNYEEFRFKIYVTPFTSKYKTFYCFVEELKEDVDLIEEGVVVNIARERKTSSPIIPYYVKTPLNGSIKYVHKKYDYYYDSIILNEFGNVTEGTYTNIFYVSGGVLLTPHISSGILPGITREDVLELANDLSLEVEEKSNVQVWELLSAEEVFLTHTSRGIVPVRRIFPDFTFTVPGVVTEAILDNWKDFITEKIED; translated from the coding sequence ATGTTTTATAATGGTAAAGAATGGGTAGAATTTCCTTTGGTTAGTGGAGATGATGAAGGTTTCGTGAATGGTTATTCGATTTATGAGGTACTTAGAACTTATTCAGGTATTCCTTACAATTTAAAAAGGCATTATGACAGGTTACAACGTTCTGCCGATTTTATGGCACTTGAAATACCACCTCTGGAAAAGATAAAAATAATTTTAAATCAAGCAAAAAAGATTCATAATTATGAGGAATTCAGATTTAAAATATATGTAACTCCATTCACATCGAAATATAAGACATTTTATTGCTTTGTTGAAGAGTTAAAAGAGGATGTAGATCTGATTGAAGAAGGTGTGGTAGTGAATATAGCCAGAGAAAGAAAAACTTCTTCTCCTATTATTCCTTATTATGTAAAAACACCTTTAAATGGATCGATCAAATACGTGCATAAAAAATATGATTATTATTATGATTCAATCATTTTGAATGAGTTCGGTAATGTTACCGAAGGCACATATACTAATATTTTTTATGTTAGTGGAGGTGTTTTGTTGACACCCCATATTTCATCGGGAATATTACCGGGGATAACTAGAGAAGATGTCCTTGAATTGGCAAATGATTTATCTTTAGAAGTTGAAGAGAAATCGAATGTTCAAGTTTGGGAACTTTTATCTGCTGAGGAAGTGTTTCTCACCCACACTTCAAGGGGGATAGTACCTGTTAGAAGGATTTTTCCTGATTTTACTTTTACTGTACCTGGTGTAGTAACGGAAGCTATTCTTGACAATTGGAAAGATTTTATAACAGAAAAAATAGAAGATTGA
- the mtaB gene encoding tRNA (N(6)-L-threonylcarbamoyladenosine(37)-C(2))-methylthiotransferase MtaB, which produces MKRKISFITFGCKMNQAESQALAEKLSPYYDAVFEEKMGESDIYILNTCGVTSEAERKVRQTIRRLKKLNKNSKIIAIGCYSVSDPEGLKKSGADLVLGNLEKKQIDGLLDEEGIYSDKYFWYHNEKYDILVPNEPYSNRTRAFLPIEEGCINSCSFCKIRFLRGLKIVSLQKKVVIKSIEKFIEKGYKEIVLTGTNLGYYGLDNSETLEELLNQIGKSFADKEVRIRITSLYPEIITDNLSAILNTYPIFERHIHLSIQHFSDKILDSMNRKYNRKMIYTAIETLRKYDSNFSITCDLIVGFPGENEEDLRIMFDSIEELKLLKVHSFRYSPREGTFAAKMKNQIPANEKKARILQLNEIADFSRKSYLKGMIGAKVNVLAESHLKDGFFGYDEYYIPHNIHSNEKKVEKGHFLQAEISSLSEENKGVVSNVL; this is translated from the coding sequence ATGAAACGTAAAATTTCTTTTATTACTTTTGGATGTAAAATGAACCAAGCTGAAAGTCAGGCACTGGCTGAGAAATTATCTCCTTATTATGATGCTGTATTTGAAGAAAAAATGGGAGAAAGTGATATTTATATTTTAAATACTTGTGGTGTTACTTCAGAGGCAGAGAGGAAAGTAAGGCAAACTATTAGGAGATTAAAAAAATTAAATAAAAATTCCAAGATTATAGCAATCGGTTGTTATTCAGTTTCTGATCCCGAAGGATTAAAAAAATCAGGCGCAGATTTGGTTTTAGGTAATTTAGAAAAAAAGCAAATAGACGGATTATTGGATGAGGAAGGCATATATTCAGATAAATACTTTTGGTATCATAATGAAAAATATGACATATTAGTTCCTAATGAACCATACAGTAACCGAACAAGGGCCTTTTTACCAATAGAGGAGGGATGTATTAACTCCTGTTCATTCTGTAAAATAAGATTTTTGAGAGGATTAAAAATAGTCAGTTTACAAAAAAAAGTCGTTATTAAAAGTATAGAAAAATTCATAGAAAAAGGATATAAAGAAATAGTGTTAACCGGAACAAATTTAGGATACTACGGTTTGGACAATTCAGAAACATTAGAAGAACTGTTAAATCAAATTGGAAAGAGTTTTGCCGATAAAGAAGTTAGAATAAGGATAACATCCCTATATCCCGAAATAATAACTGATAATTTGTCTGCTATATTGAACACTTATCCCATATTTGAAAGGCACATACATCTTTCAATTCAACATTTTTCTGATAAAATTTTAGATTCAATGAATAGAAAGTATAATAGAAAAATGATTTATACAGCTATAGAAACCTTAAGAAAATACGATTCAAATTTTTCTATTACCTGTGATCTCATAGTCGGGTTTCCCGGTGAAAATGAGGAAGATTTACGTATCATGTTTGATTCAATTGAAGAACTGAAGCTTTTGAAAGTCCATAGTTTTAGGTATTCACCACGTGAAGGAACTTTTGCTGCTAAGATGAAAAATCAGATACCCGCAAATGAAAAAAAGGCTAGAATTTTACAACTGAATGAAATTGCTGATTTCTCAAGAAAAAGTTATCTGAAGGGTATGATAGGGGCTAAAGTAAATGTATTGGCAGAAAGCCATTTAAAAGATGGTTTTTTTGGATACGATGAATATTATATTCCGCATAATATTCATTCTAATGAGAAAAAAGTTGAAAAAGGGCATTTTTTACAGGCGGAAATATCTTCTTTGTCTGAAGAAAATAAAGGGGTGGTATCAAATGTTTTATAA
- a CDS encoding CBS domain-containing protein → MEIMERDLTSLMEDESVERFITICKRHNLSALPIVASDFRLVGYLSESGIIDASLPGYLKLMETTSFIPDSHQFFNGLRKILDRPVSDFMIKKPFKVYFDDTVLHVADVIIKNKLKVLPVVDDAERLVGVIRRIGLLSKTLTGEIEYET, encoded by the coding sequence ATGGAAATAATGGAGAGAGATCTTACTTCTTTAATGGAAGATGAGAGTGTAGAACGTTTTATAACTATATGTAAACGGCATAATTTATCTGCACTTCCTATAGTTGCAAGTGATTTTAGGTTGGTTGGATATTTAAGCGAAAGCGGCATCATTGATGCCTCGCTTCCCGGGTATTTGAAACTTATGGAAACTACTTCTTTTATACCAGATAGCCATCAATTTTTTAATGGATTACGAAAAATATTGGATCGTCCGGTCTCTGATTTTATGATAAAAAAGCCATTTAAGGTTTACTTTGATGATACGGTTTTACATGTAGCTGATGTAATTATAAAAAATAAGTTAAAGGTTTTGCCAGTTGTTGATGATGCAGAAAGATTGGTGGGGGTTATTAGAAGAATAGGGCTCCTTAGCAAAACATTAACCGGTGAAATAGAATATGAAACGTAA
- a CDS encoding 1-phosphofructokinase family hexose kinase: MEYDFLSVTLNPSLDREVIIENFEVGNMYRVENSSNSRMEPGGKGINVSIMLSNLQIKSIATGFLGGYIGNVIQSKLSEFDNITMNFVYTQEESRENIEIIDPLKEVITLINSKGPLIKDEDYDHFLKRYKNSLSLVEHVVVSGSVPPGLKTSVYSELMLEAKKRGKTTYMESIGPYFEEAILNNCPTVVRPDFRRRTEVFGKTLESIDDFIDASKKIIENGARLVVMSYQIFGDVITTNEGVWLFNPEERIEKSHLFGAGDAFMSGILYYIINYNFNYFEAAKFGMASAISKTDYIEKKIGTLEDIKRSLNRFSIERLE, translated from the coding sequence ATGGAGTACGATTTTTTATCTGTTACTTTAAACCCTTCACTGGATAGAGAGGTCATAATTGAAAATTTCGAAGTAGGGAATATGTATAGAGTTGAAAATTCTTCAAATTCAAGAATGGAGCCTGGAGGCAAAGGTATTAACGTTTCAATAATGCTATCTAATTTGCAAATAAAATCGATAGCCACAGGTTTTTTGGGCGGGTACATAGGTAACGTTATTCAGAGCAAACTTTCTGAGTTTGATAATATAACGATGAATTTCGTTTATACACAAGAAGAAAGTAGAGAAAACATTGAAATAATAGATCCCTTAAAAGAAGTAATAACATTGATAAACAGCAAAGGTCCTTTAATTAAAGATGAAGATTACGATCATTTTTTAAAGAGATATAAAAATTCTCTTTCACTAGTAGAACATGTTGTGGTATCGGGGAGTGTTCCGCCAGGCTTGAAAACCAGTGTTTATTCCGAACTGATGTTGGAAGCTAAGAAAAGAGGAAAAACTACTTACATGGAATCAATTGGGCCGTATTTTGAAGAAGCTATTTTAAATAATTGTCCTACCGTTGTGAGACCAGACTTCAGAAGAAGAACAGAAGTTTTTGGAAAAACTCTGGAAAGTATAGATGATTTCATTGATGCTTCGAAGAAAATTATAGAAAATGGTGCCAGATTAGTTGTTATGAGTTATCAGATTTTCGGTGATGTGATAACAACTAATGAAGGAGTTTGGCTCTTTAATCCAGAAGAAAGAATCGAGAAGTCACATCTTTTTGGAGCGGGGGATGCATTTATGTCTGGAATATTGTACTACATAATAAATTATAATTTCAATTATTTTGAAGCTGCGAAATTCGGTATGGCTAGTGCCATATCAAAAACGGATTATATTGAAAAGAAGATAGGAACTTTGGAAGATATAAAAAGAAGTTTAAATAGGTTTTCCATTGAAAGATTAGAATAA
- a CDS encoding radical SAM protein, whose translation MAVMDSMKNMLLKQSSKLITRVVRNSDVDQLGKLLWTLSKFSKEPAKSGLRKLATGAENHDPMLVNWADLFKKSNPKVVEKIINNLIINEFAVGEKTRQEKMHEYGIVLPKLAVLSPTYACNLRCVGCYAAMYGHKYMLSKEEIFDVIRQFNDLGIYFFIITGGEPFVYPYLFDVLEEFNDSYFLLYTNGTLINEENAKKLAELGNATLAISVEGYEADTDWRRGKGVFEKIQNAWKLLSENGVIYGASVTATRKNHDAIMNDDFWEYLKENNVSYSWVFQFMPVGADASMDLVPTPEQRYERFYKLEELRLSGKFAFVADFWNHGFLTNGCLAAGSKYLHINAKGYAEPCVFQQFAVDNIREKRIVDILKSPFFEGYKRTIPYSNNLFRPCPIIDNPKVFRAMVKKFNAIPQHPGSERTVNELAPELDQLADEWKKYADKLWYEEGYAEKYPSKRGVYNYKVRMRRYSENEEKLALDKKA comes from the coding sequence ATGGCAGTTATGGACTCAATGAAAAATATGTTACTTAAACAAAGTTCTAAATTAATAACCCGCGTCGTAAGAAACTCTGATGTAGATCAACTGGGGAAATTGTTATGGACTTTATCGAAATTCTCTAAGGAACCTGCGAAAAGTGGACTTAGAAAATTAGCTACGGGGGCGGAAAATCATGATCCAATGCTCGTGAACTGGGCTGATTTGTTCAAGAAATCTAATCCCAAAGTTGTTGAAAAAATAATAAACAATCTAATCATCAACGAATTTGCAGTTGGTGAAAAAACAAGACAGGAAAAGATGCATGAGTATGGAATCGTTCTTCCAAAATTAGCTGTGCTTTCTCCTACATATGCATGTAACCTCAGATGTGTGGGTTGTTATGCTGCTATGTATGGACACAAGTACATGCTTTCCAAAGAGGAAATTTTTGATGTAATTCGACAATTTAACGATTTGGGTATCTATTTCTTCATTATAACAGGTGGAGAGCCATTTGTATATCCTTATCTATTTGATGTATTAGAAGAGTTCAACGATTCTTATTTTTTGCTTTATACGAATGGGACCTTGATTAATGAAGAAAACGCTAAAAAGTTGGCAGAATTAGGTAATGCTACATTGGCTATCTCAGTGGAAGGGTATGAAGCCGATACCGATTGGAGAAGAGGTAAAGGTGTTTTTGAAAAAATTCAAAACGCTTGGAAGCTCTTGAGTGAGAATGGTGTTATATATGGAGCCTCCGTCACGGCAACGAGAAAGAATCACGACGCAATAATGAACGACGATTTTTGGGAGTACTTAAAAGAAAACAATGTGAGTTACTCGTGGGTTTTCCAATTTATGCCCGTAGGAGCGGATGCTTCAATGGATTTAGTGCCAACTCCAGAACAAAGGTATGAAAGGTTTTACAAATTGGAAGAGTTAAGGTTAAGTGGAAAGTTCGCGTTTGTTGCCGATTTTTGGAATCATGGTTTCTTAACCAACGGTTGTTTGGCAGCGGGATCTAAGTATTTACATATAAACGCCAAAGGTTATGCAGAACCATGTGTCTTTCAACAGTTTGCTGTAGATAATATAAGGGAAAAGAGAATTGTAGATATATTAAAATCGCCGTTTTTTGAGGGTTATAAGAGAACCATTCCTTATTCCAATAATTTGTTTAGACCATGCCCTATAATAGATAATCCCAAGGTATTCAGAGCAATGGTAAAAAAGTTCAACGCTATTCCACAGCATCCCGGTAGTGAACGGACCGTGAATGAATTAGCCCCTGAATTAGACCAACTTGCCGATGAATGGAAAAAATATGCCGATAAGCTTTGGTACGAAGAAGGTTACGCTGAGAAATATCCTTCAAAAAGAGGTGTATACAACTACAAAGTGAGGATGAGAAGATACTCAGAAAATGAAGAAAAACTAGCGTTGGATAAAAAAGCATAG
- a CDS encoding TetR/AcrR family transcriptional regulator — MNVGVKVLDKQERKKYIAEKTLELINEKGLTNITMEEVASSCNLSKGSIYNYFKNKNALIVSAFSVLLEKVQKIFEEKESKPTQDCVEASAELYANLYSEILNTFPSKELMRLFEILMNSTHDQSMMQILTLTFKANYGKILSRFEKLFNSKTKAFMLQAMFDGLVIYRAVGIEFSNDEIKNNFKKMILSFTEDNKN; from the coding sequence ATGAATGTGGGAGTAAAGGTTCTGGATAAACAAGAACGGAAAAAATACATAGCAGAAAAAACGCTAGAATTAATAAATGAAAAAGGTTTGACAAATATAACGATGGAAGAGGTTGCCTCTTCTTGTAATTTATCTAAAGGTTCTATATATAACTATTTCAAAAATAAAAATGCACTAATTGTTTCTGCTTTTAGTGTTCTTTTGGAAAAAGTCCAAAAAATTTTTGAAGAAAAGGAATCTAAGCCCACTCAGGATTGTGTGGAAGCTAGTGCTGAACTTTATGCAAATCTTTATTCAGAAATTTTAAATACTTTTCCTTCAAAAGAACTGATGCGATTGTTTGAAATTTTGATGAATTCGACACATGATCAAAGTATGATGCAAATTTTAACTCTAACATTTAAAGCAAATTACGGAAAGATCCTTAGCAGATTTGAAAAGTTATTCAATTCGAAAACGAAAGCATTTATGTTACAAGCGATGTTTGATGGTTTAGTTATATACAGAGCCGTAGGAATAGAATTTTCTAATGATGAAATAAAGAATAATTTTAAAAAAATGATTTTAAGTTTTACAGAAGATAACAAAAATTAG
- the thiI gene encoding tRNA uracil 4-sulfurtransferase ThiI: MQVVVIRVDEIGLKNKNKMFFMNQLKNNIQNKISGHAIVKIFNNRIYLIPQGNREITEKDTDILKKIFGIHSFSIAEKTELDIDSIKNKVYEVAKNALENNNYKTFKISVIRANKSFPYNSQEFAGMIGEFTLNYFPQLKVDLNNAELNIEIDIRTEGVFIFSSRLEGPSGLPVGTSSRGTVLLSGGIDSPVAALLMTRRGMLLNAVNFYSPPFTGPKSLSKILKIGSIVSEYTSFPFYLYVVPLTKIQLYFKDIKENKYSVILQRRSMMRITNKISDITNTKVLVSGESLGQVASQTMENLLTISDSSQKVVLRPLIGYTKNETIKLSKKFGLYETSILPYEDSCSVFIPSKPATKSDINHIKSIENSLPRLSELEEEALNDVKKYKIEDSKISEIDRFES, from the coding sequence ATGCAAGTTGTAGTTATTAGAGTAGACGAAATCGGTCTAAAAAATAAAAATAAAATGTTTTTTATGAATCAACTTAAAAACAACATTCAAAACAAAATTTCAGGGCACGCCATTGTCAAGATTTTCAACAACAGGATATATTTAATTCCTCAAGGCAATAGGGAGATAACAGAAAAAGATACTGATATTCTAAAAAAGATTTTTGGGATACATTCATTTTCGATTGCTGAAAAAACCGAATTAGATATCGATTCAATTAAAAACAAGGTATATGAGGTGGCAAAAAATGCTCTTGAAAACAACAATTATAAAACTTTTAAAATAAGTGTCATTAGAGCCAATAAATCTTTCCCTTATAACAGTCAAGAATTCGCCGGGATGATAGGTGAATTTACGTTGAACTATTTTCCTCAACTTAAAGTTGACTTAAATAACGCGGAGCTTAATATAGAAATAGATATTAGAACAGAAGGCGTATTTATATTCAGCAGTCGTTTAGAAGGACCCAGTGGTTTACCCGTTGGTACATCTTCAAGAGGTACGGTTTTGTTGTCAGGAGGGATTGATAGTCCAGTAGCCGCTCTTTTAATGACGCGGCGAGGAATGTTACTAAATGCTGTGAACTTTTATAGTCCGCCATTTACCGGACCTAAATCTTTAAGTAAAATTTTGAAAATCGGTTCTATAGTGTCTGAATATACTTCTTTCCCTTTTTATTTATATGTGGTACCTTTAACTAAGATCCAACTCTATTTCAAAGATATAAAAGAAAATAAATATTCGGTTATTCTACAACGAAGATCTATGATGAGGATTACCAATAAAATTTCTGATATTACAAACACAAAAGTTTTGGTTAGCGGCGAAAGTTTAGGACAAGTAGCCTCACAAACTATGGAAAATCTACTAACAATTTCTGACTCCAGCCAAAAAGTTGTTTTAAGACCACTTATAGGTTATACAAAAAACGAAACCATTAAATTATCCAAAAAATTTGGATTGTATGAAACATCTATTTTACCATACGAAGATTCCTGTAGCGTATTTATTCCTTCTAAACCTGCCACTAAATCAGATATAAATCACATAAAATCAATTGAAAATTCTTTACCGCGTTTAAGTGAATTAGAAGAAGAAGCCTTAAATGATGTTAAAAAATACAAAATTGAAGATAGTAAAATCTCAGAAATTGATCGCTTTGAATCATAA
- a CDS encoding lysophospholipid acyltransferase family protein produces the protein MKKILETIKAIFFTIWLIIGFFGVVIVYGTYVLIKANIIEKRKGIKASQEYIRKVVSWFGRATFKFLNSKISVFGEENIPQQGPYVIVANHQSMFDIPLILGYIYPTAFIAKKELSMIPILGSFIKKLGSILIDRSNAKSGAIALKKFAKLSQSGEIISLFPEGTRSLDGQVGEFKKGTLLIPFRYNIKILPVTIDGTIKMSKKGSAFIKPSNINLFIHEPVEPKHFASEGELRECLKSIISEKVTSEPQLALKETRK, from the coding sequence ATGAAAAAGATATTAGAAACAATAAAGGCAATTTTCTTCACAATATGGTTAATTATTGGATTTTTCGGTGTTGTAATTGTATACGGAACTTATGTATTGATAAAAGCAAATATCATAGAAAAAAGAAAAGGCATCAAAGCCTCTCAAGAATATATTAGAAAGGTTGTATCTTGGTTTGGAAGAGCTACTTTTAAATTTTTAAACAGCAAGATTTCAGTTTTCGGTGAAGAAAATATCCCACAGCAAGGTCCTTATGTAATAGTAGCGAATCATCAAAGCATGTTCGATATACCTTTAATTTTAGGTTATATTTATCCCACAGCTTTTATAGCAAAAAAAGAGCTTTCTATGATTCCTATACTGGGAAGTTTTATCAAAAAGCTTGGCTCTATCTTAATAGATAGAAGTAATGCAAAAAGTGGCGCTATAGCTCTTAAAAAATTTGCAAAATTATCACAATCAGGAGAAATAATATCCCTTTTCCCGGAAGGAACAAGGAGTTTAGACGGTCAAGTAGGTGAGTTTAAGAAGGGAACTCTTTTAATACCTTTTAGGTATAATATAAAAATATTACCTGTCACAATAGATGGGACTATCAAAATGAGCAAAAAAGGAAGCGCGTTTATCAAACCTTCAAATATTAATTTATTCATACACGAACCCGTTGAACCAAAACACTTTGCTAGCGAAGGAGAATTAAGAGAATGTCTCAAAAGTATTATCAGTGAAAAGGTTACAAGTGAACCTCAACTGGCTTTGAAAGAGACAAGAAAGTAA
- a CDS encoding bifunctional nuclease family protein, protein MKKVSNVTMGIDKVSNSPIVFLKVEDTNVVVPIWIGPCEAGILALILRNEDFERPLTHDLIGNILEQLKAKAVKIEIGEFKHDIYYAKLVLKNSDSKEIYIDARPSDCIILSLKHNLPIYIEEEIVSEHGIDASFINTEDESESRQDFENFNIDELRRKFENKNKDQDDE, encoded by the coding sequence ATGAAAAAAGTAAGCAATGTTACCATGGGAATAGATAAAGTTTCGAATTCACCAATAGTTTTTTTAAAGGTAGAAGATACAAACGTTGTTGTACCAATATGGATAGGGCCATGCGAAGCTGGAATTTTGGCTTTAATATTGAGAAACGAAGATTTTGAAAGACCTTTAACCCATGATCTCATTGGCAATATACTCGAACAACTTAAGGCGAAAGCTGTTAAGATAGAAATTGGCGAATTCAAGCACGATATTTATTATGCTAAATTAGTCCTGAAAAATAGTGATTCTAAAGAGATCTATATCGATGCAAGGCCTTCGGATTGTATTATTTTATCCTTAAAACACAACTTACCTATTTACATAGAGGAAGAAATAGTATCCGAACATGGTATTGATGCTTCTTTTATAAACACGGAAGATGAAAGCGAATCCAGACAAGATTTCGAGAACTTCAATATAGACGAGCTAAGAAGGAAGTTTGAAAATAAAAATAAAGATCAAGATGACGAATAA